From Actinomyces sp. oral taxon 171 str. F0337, one genomic window encodes:
- a CDS encoding MFS transporter: MPPTPDADTDDNGTDQPRIDPGTQPGTAASGDDASTEPDTAEAEGKSVSEPFPPHGTLTLRALRWAGLLGAIVLAATALMLRRELKDPSSLIPSKVSVLTSCMIVGGVLVWPCLTLRGKKGPILTTVMITVMAALGATMSASLTLAWWDTYQETGFSVLFLLALAGAALSTTLFLNVVPLLHYLRMRSTAVGNSDPDDPSRWAPLQRKTGEKTNKGFPRHERIRVPRRTRAYLAALVIAPALTLGSAVAGTWALVNPVHHVIAKAPADSSLAPPTSLAPKASWSKEISSTELTTAAGAGGPILLTDDGIMALNPTDGSVLWSYNRKHMTYAPAGWNSDRGELVTSPDGKYVAARVQLPTFIASPQGENAAITLVFDALTGRIVVEHQGSGGYLQLTDSAVLDDDTAISLTDGSQMWTLPESADAPYSGPAGHSSFLLRMSEDRSTKDASSNSMKSAVNITVCPQNNPSAKVEVQHVLSDPPFESDRTDYLLSVFINGWAARYTGEVDSSGNPVAETISLDALAKVNGADSTTFPLGATSGINAEASRVSGSIVTYPVISRDADLLYPAENSRAATVFDPVTRTVTPVSQDRSLASARTGIVETPAEDGSSSAALVIRPGDGSPGTAIPITPGSTYQPSQKLTDTKNAPAQPLTPQGVNPESRTKAVRTPGAVVAILNATDTLYTSCGVDSDHQDQTCRSTYRIFGITGGQK; encoded by the coding sequence ATGCCTCCCACGCCCGACGCCGACACCGACGACAACGGCACCGATCAGCCCCGCATCGATCCCGGCACCCAGCCGGGCACAGCCGCCTCCGGCGACGATGCCTCGACGGAGCCGGACACGGCTGAGGCCGAGGGCAAGAGCGTGAGCGAGCCCTTCCCGCCGCACGGCACCCTGACACTGCGCGCCCTGCGCTGGGCCGGACTCCTCGGCGCCATCGTGCTCGCAGCAACCGCACTGATGCTGCGCCGAGAACTCAAGGATCCCAGCAGCCTCATCCCGAGCAAAGTCTCAGTGCTGACAAGTTGCATGATCGTCGGAGGGGTGCTGGTCTGGCCGTGCCTCACCTTACGGGGGAAGAAGGGCCCCATCCTGACGACGGTCATGATCACGGTCATGGCGGCCTTGGGCGCGACGATGTCAGCATCTCTGACCCTGGCATGGTGGGACACCTACCAGGAGACCGGGTTCTCCGTCCTGTTCCTCCTGGCCCTGGCAGGAGCAGCGCTCTCAACCACGCTCTTCCTCAACGTCGTCCCACTGCTGCACTACCTGCGCATGCGCTCCACGGCGGTCGGTAACAGCGATCCCGATGACCCGAGCCGCTGGGCTCCTCTCCAGCGCAAGACCGGAGAGAAAACCAACAAGGGATTCCCCCGCCACGAGCGTATTCGGGTACCTCGCCGTACCCGCGCCTACCTCGCGGCTCTGGTCATTGCCCCGGCACTGACGCTTGGTTCCGCCGTCGCGGGAACATGGGCACTGGTCAATCCGGTCCACCATGTCATCGCCAAGGCCCCCGCCGATTCCTCACTGGCGCCGCCCACGTCACTGGCGCCGAAGGCCTCCTGGAGCAAGGAGATCTCCTCCACCGAGCTGACCACCGCTGCGGGCGCCGGCGGCCCCATCCTCCTCACCGACGATGGCATCATGGCGCTCAACCCCACGGACGGCAGCGTCCTGTGGAGCTACAACCGCAAGCACATGACCTACGCCCCCGCCGGCTGGAACTCAGACCGAGGCGAGCTGGTCACCAGCCCTGACGGCAAGTACGTAGCCGCCCGAGTCCAGCTACCCACATTCATCGCGTCTCCTCAAGGGGAAAACGCTGCTATCACCCTGGTTTTCGATGCTCTGACCGGCAGGATCGTCGTAGAGCATCAGGGTTCCGGCGGCTATCTTCAGCTCACCGACTCCGCAGTCCTCGACGACGACACCGCCATTTCACTGACCGACGGTTCCCAGATGTGGACTCTCCCGGAGAGCGCCGACGCTCCCTATTCCGGTCCGGCCGGGCACTCCTCATTCCTCCTGAGGATGTCTGAGGACCGCTCCACCAAGGACGCCTCATCCAACTCAATGAAGTCAGCGGTAAACATCACGGTCTGCCCACAGAACAACCCTAGCGCCAAGGTTGAGGTTCAGCATGTTCTGTCCGACCCCCCTTTTGAATCAGACCGGACCGATTACCTACTCAGTGTCTTCATCAACGGGTGGGCAGCCCGCTACACCGGTGAGGTTGATTCCTCGGGTAACCCTGTGGCTGAAACGATCAGCCTGGACGCACTGGCCAAGGTCAACGGCGCCGACAGCACCACCTTCCCCTTAGGAGCGACCTCGGGGATCAACGCAGAGGCATCACGCGTCTCAGGCAGCATCGTCACCTATCCCGTCATCAGTCGGGACGCGGACCTCCTCTACCCCGCAGAGAACTCACGAGCCGCGACAGTCTTCGACCCAGTCACCCGTACGGTCACTCCCGTATCCCAGGATCGGAGCCTCGCCAGCGCACGCACCGGCATCGTTGAGACACCAGCCGAAGACGGCTCATCCTCCGCAGCACTCGTCATTCGTCCCGGTGACGGCTCACCCGGCACCGCCATCCCCATCACACCCGGTTCCACATATCAGCCATCCCAGAAACTGACCGACACCAAGAATGCTCCAGCCCAGCCACTCACCCCTCAGGGCGTCAACCCCGAGAGTCGCACAAAGGCTGTCAGGACTCCTGGTGCCGTCGTTGCCATTCTCAACGCAACCGATACGTTGTACACCAGCTGTGGTGTCGATTCAGATCACCAAGACCAGACCTGCCGCAGCACATATCGGATCTTCGGCATCACCGGAGGACAGAAATGA
- a CDS encoding ribokinase, which produces MGAGVRTVLGDVSGEVAVFGSLNADLTVRTERFPRPGETISGEDLVILPGGKSANQAVQAGLLGARVRMIGAVGADGHGDLLIESLQRAGVDTAAVQREDVATGTAIITVDSAGDNTIVVSPGANGRVDVSTAQRHQDVIRGARVLGLCMEVSPDAVEAAARIAHDAGTRVVFNNSPFHPILSAGLLEAIDVLVVNEHELADMLKPGTSDTAAEPERERADDATDWGDCARRLAAMGIPSAVVTLGGRGSMVIEGEEITPIDPFPADVVDTTGAGDSFLGTLLAALAAGAGLKEAAGAASAVSAFATTSVGAQTSYGDVAAVEQHFG; this is translated from the coding sequence ATGGGAGCTGGTGTGCGTACTGTCCTGGGCGACGTATCCGGCGAGGTCGCCGTCTTCGGATCGCTCAATGCTGACCTGACGGTCCGAACGGAGCGCTTCCCCAGGCCCGGTGAGACGATCAGCGGGGAGGACCTGGTGATCCTGCCGGGAGGCAAGTCGGCGAACCAGGCGGTTCAGGCCGGCCTTCTCGGCGCTCGTGTCAGGATGATCGGAGCCGTCGGAGCCGACGGTCACGGCGATCTGCTCATCGAGTCCCTCCAGCGCGCCGGCGTGGACACCGCGGCGGTTCAGCGCGAGGACGTGGCCACCGGCACCGCCATCATCACCGTGGACTCCGCGGGGGACAACACCATCGTGGTGTCTCCCGGTGCGAACGGGAGGGTGGACGTCTCGACGGCGCAGCGGCACCAGGACGTCATCCGCGGCGCCCGCGTGCTGGGGCTGTGCATGGAGGTCAGCCCCGACGCGGTCGAGGCCGCGGCCCGTATTGCCCACGACGCCGGCACCCGCGTGGTCTTCAACAACTCCCCGTTCCACCCCATCCTGTCCGCCGGGCTCCTGGAGGCCATTGACGTCCTGGTCGTCAACGAGCATGAGCTCGCCGACATGCTGAAGCCGGGCACGAGCGACACGGCGGCCGAGCCGGAGCGCGAGAGGGCCGACGACGCCACGGACTGGGGCGATTGCGCAAGGAGACTGGCCGCCATGGGGATCCCCTCCGCGGTGGTGACCCTGGGGGGCCGCGGGTCGATGGTGATCGAGGGGGAGGAGATCACCCCGATCGATCCCTTCCCGGCTGATGTCGTGGACACCACCGGTGCCGGCGACTCCTTCCTGGGCACGCTACTGGCGGCGCTCGCCGCAGGCGCCGGGCTCAAGGAGGCGGCAGGTGCGGCCTCGGCCGTCTCCGCCTTCGCGACGACCTCAGTGGGGGCGCAGACCTCCTACGGGGACGTCGCCGCAGTCGAGCAGCACTTCGGATAA
- a CDS encoding LysR family transcriptional regulator, which yields MIDVQQLRALVELSRLGTVSAAAESLGFSQSTVSHQLAALSRATGAVLLTRAGRGVRLTEEGRALAARGQEVLDLLDRTEREVVSMARAEAGRVRLAAFPSAVASLVPGVLDVVGQRYPGLEVELVDAEPPEALDALRRGRVDAALSFSYIDDDAGEGLQAEHLLDDVLYLVTHPGGITRIADGAQCRWVTGCARCHEELIAVGRANGFTPETAYASDDYVAVQALVAAGVGAALLPGMALSAYRHEGVQVRPLAREQRRVEAVTRAEQPRPLAIDVLVEACRTAARRTSLRRPAVRTGGSTASR from the coding sequence GTGATCGATGTGCAGCAGCTGCGGGCCCTCGTGGAGCTCTCCCGCCTCGGCACCGTCTCGGCCGCCGCTGAGTCCCTGGGCTTCAGCCAGTCCACCGTCTCCCACCAGCTCGCCGCCCTGTCGCGCGCGACCGGCGCGGTCCTGCTGACGCGGGCCGGGCGCGGCGTGCGGCTCACCGAGGAGGGTCGGGCGCTGGCGGCCCGGGGCCAGGAGGTCCTCGACCTGCTGGACCGCACCGAGCGCGAGGTCGTCTCCATGGCCCGCGCGGAGGCGGGGCGCGTGCGCCTGGCGGCCTTCCCCTCCGCGGTGGCCTCCCTGGTGCCGGGGGTGCTCGACGTCGTCGGCCAGCGGTACCCGGGCCTGGAGGTCGAGCTCGTCGACGCCGAGCCGCCCGAGGCCCTCGACGCGCTGCGGCGTGGGCGGGTGGACGCGGCCCTGTCCTTCTCCTACATCGACGACGACGCCGGCGAGGGCCTCCAGGCCGAGCACCTGCTCGACGACGTCCTCTACCTCGTCACCCACCCCGGCGGCATCACTCGCATCGCCGACGGCGCCCAGTGCCGGTGGGTGACCGGCTGCGCGCGCTGCCACGAGGAGCTCATCGCCGTGGGGCGGGCCAACGGCTTCACACCCGAGACCGCCTACGCCTCCGACGACTACGTGGCCGTGCAGGCGCTCGTCGCCGCCGGGGTGGGGGCTGCCCTGCTACCCGGGATGGCGCTGAGCGCCTACCGGCACGAGGGGGTCCAGGTGCGGCCGCTGGCCCGCGAGCAGCGGCGCGTCGAGGCGGTCACTCGCGCCGAGCAGCCCCGACCGCTGGCCATTGACGTCCTGGTGGAGGCCTGCCGGACGGCGGCCCGCCGCACGAGCCTGCGCCGGCCCGCGGTCAGGACCGGTGGGAGTACTGCCTCGCGGTGA
- a CDS encoding threonine/serine dehydratase, translated as MTATDTLPQAPATIQSGLDFDAVLRTYEAVSRVLPETPAWSYPLLNAEAGVEVTVKHENVQPTGAFKVRGGVALMAALSPEERRRGVVTASTGNHAQSLAWAGARSEVPVTVVVPVGAPARKVAAVRALGARVVVEGETMCDSLAHAEALSLTEGMRMVSPGDEPAIVLGHAAVYLELFRRHPGLESVYAPVGSGSGAAGACLVRDALAPGCRVIGVQSSAAPAAHRAWTSGEPATVHSRTRVAGLAVGASFALTQSMLGRGLNDFILVDDDAIQGSVGLMATHAHTLAEGAGAAGLAGLMADPTRQGRCAIICTGGNAEDHELAGISAAAGSAVGTDETLSR; from the coding sequence ATGACCGCCACCGACACCCTGCCCCAGGCTCCCGCCACCATCCAGTCCGGCCTCGACTTCGACGCCGTCCTGCGCACCTACGAGGCCGTCTCGCGCGTCCTGCCCGAGACCCCCGCCTGGTCCTACCCGCTGCTCAACGCCGAGGCCGGGGTGGAGGTCACGGTCAAGCACGAGAACGTCCAGCCCACCGGCGCCTTCAAGGTCCGCGGCGGGGTGGCGCTCATGGCGGCGCTCAGCCCCGAGGAGCGGCGCCGCGGCGTCGTGACCGCCTCCACCGGCAACCACGCGCAGTCCCTGGCCTGGGCCGGCGCCCGCAGCGAGGTCCCTGTCACCGTCGTCGTCCCGGTGGGCGCGCCGGCCCGCAAGGTGGCCGCGGTGCGCGCGCTGGGCGCCCGGGTCGTCGTCGAGGGCGAGACGATGTGCGACTCACTGGCCCACGCCGAGGCCCTCTCGCTGACCGAGGGGATGCGCATGGTCTCCCCCGGGGACGAGCCGGCCATCGTCCTCGGGCACGCCGCCGTCTACCTCGAGCTCTTCCGTCGCCACCCGGGCCTGGAGTCCGTCTACGCGCCGGTCGGCTCGGGCTCCGGGGCCGCCGGCGCCTGCCTCGTGCGTGACGCCCTGGCCCCCGGGTGCCGGGTTATCGGTGTCCAGTCCAGCGCCGCCCCGGCCGCGCACCGCGCCTGGACGTCCGGGGAGCCGGCCACCGTCCACAGCCGCACGCGCGTGGCGGGCCTGGCCGTCGGGGCGAGCTTCGCCCTCACCCAGTCGATGCTGGGCCGCGGCCTCAACGACTTCATCCTGGTCGACGACGACGCGATCCAGGGATCCGTCGGCCTCATGGCCACCCACGCCCACACCCTGGCCGAGGGCGCCGGGGCCGCGGGCCTGGCCGGACTCATGGCCGACCCCACCCGCCAGGGCCGCTGCGCGATCATCTGCACCGGCGGCAACGCCGAGGACCACGAGCTCGCCGGCATCTCCGCCGCGGCCGGCTCCGCCGTCGGTACCGACGAGACCCTCAGCCGCTGA